The Scophthalmus maximus strain ysfricsl-2021 chromosome 7, ASM2237912v1, whole genome shotgun sequence genome includes a window with the following:
- the cnot2 gene encoding CCR4-NOT transcription complex subunit 2 isoform X2 — protein sequence MFGARKKFVEFVEVVDNDFSDESMYYNQPSMFPHRSDKDILSSPSPSSSGQLSQFGASLYGPQSALGFSVRGMGNSTPQLNRNLTQGTQLPSHITPTTGVPTMSLHTPPSPSRGTLPMNSRNMLNHSQVSQAIGISGRTNSMGSSGLGSPNRSSPSIICMPKQQPARQPFTINSMSGFGMNRNQAFGMNNSLSSNIFNGTDGSENVTGLDLSDFPALADRSRREGTGNPTPVLNPLAGRAPYVGMVTKPSTEQTQDFSIHNEDFPALPGPNYKDPSLNNDDSKTNLNSTSKSTANADGPKFPGDKTASAQNNNQKKGIQVLPDGRVTNIPSGMVTDQFGMIGLLTFIRAAETDPGMVHLALGSDLTTLGLNLNSPENLYPKFASPWASAPCRPQDIDFHVPSEYLTNIHIRDKLAAIKLARYGEDLLFYLYYMNGGDLLQLLAAVELFNRDWRYHKEERVWITRAPGMEPTLKTNTYERGTYYFFDCLNWRKVAKEFHLEYDKLEERPHVPTTFNYNPAQQAF from the exons ATGTTTGGTGCTAGAAAGAAATTTGTCGAGTTCGTCGAGGTGGTCGATAATGACTTCTCCGATGAAAGCATGTACTACAATCAGCCGTCGATGTTCCCACATCGGTCGGACAAAGAt AtactctcctctccctcgccaTCGTCGTCGGGTCAACTGTCGCAGTTTGGTGCAAGTTTGTATGGTCCACAAA gtgCACTGGGCTTTTCAGTCAGGGGCATGGGGAACAGTACACCTCAGCTAAACCGAAATCTAACGCAAGGCACACAGCTACCAAGTCATATCACTCCCACAACGGGAGTCCCCACCATGTCCCTCCATACTCCTCCGTCACCAAGCAG GGGGACGTTGCCGATGAACTCAAGGAACATGCTGAACCACTCTCAGGTCAGTCAAGCCATTGGGATTAGCGGCAGGACCAACAGTATGGGCAGCTCGGGGCTGGGCAGCCCCAACCGCAGCTCGCCCAGTATCATCTGTATGCCCAAACAGCAACCAGCACGTCAGCCCTTCACCATAAACAG catgtCAGGTTTTGGTATGAACCGCAATCAGGCTTTTGGGATGAACAACTCGCTTTCAAGCAACATCTTCAATGGCACAG ATGGGAGTGAAAATGTAACGGGCCTGGATCTGTCAGACTTTCCTGCGTTAGCAGACAGGAGTCGGAGAGAAGGGACCGGAAACCCAACACCGGTGCTCAACCCACTGGCTGGCAGGGCTCCTTATG TTGGCATGGTGACAAAGCCATCGACAGAACAGACGCAGGACTTCTCCATCCACAACGAGGACTTCCCCGCACTGCCTGGCCCGAACTATAAGGACCCCTCGTTGAACAACGACGACAGCAAAACT AACTTGAACTCCACGAGCAAGAGCACAGCCAATGCAGACGGGCCCAAGTTCCCCGGGGACAAGACGGCCTCAGCACAGAACAACAACCAGAAGAAAGGAATCCAGGTGTTGCCCGATG GTCGGGTGACGAACATTCCCTCAGGGATGGTGACAGACCAATTCGGCATGATTGGCCTGCTGACGTTTATCCGGGCGGCAGAGACGGATCCCGGGATGGTCCATCTGGCGCTGGGCAGCGACCTCACGACACTGGGACTCAACTTGAACTCACCAGA AAACTTGTACCCCAAGTTCGCCTCTCCTTGGGCCTCAGCACCTTGTCGACCTCAAGACATCG ACTTCCACGTTCCCTCTGAGTACTTAACCAACATCCACATAAGGGACAAG TTGGCTGCAATCAAACTGGCTCGATACGGTGAAGACCTGTTGTTCTACCTGTACTACATGAACGGTGGAGACCTGCTCCAGCTACTGGCAGCAGTGGAGCT CTTTAACCGTGACTGGCGGTACCACAAAGAGGAGCGGGTTTGGATAACGAGAGCGCCGGGCATGGAGCCCACACTGAAGACCAACACCTACGAGAGGGGCACCTACTACTTTTTCGATTGTCTTAACTGGAGGAAAGTAGCCAAG GAGTTTCATCTGGAGTATGACAAGCTGGAGGAGAGGCCCCACGTGCCAACGACGTTCAACTACAACCCAGCCCAGCAGGCCTTCTAA
- the cnot2 gene encoding CCR4-NOT transcription complex subunit 2 isoform X1, whose translation MFGARKKFVEFVEVVDNDFSDESMYYNQPSMFPHRSDKDILSSPSPSSSGQLSQFGASLYGPQSALGFSVRGMGNSTPQLNRNLTQGTQLPSHITPTTGVPTMSLHTPPSPSRGTLPMNSRNMLNHSQVSQAIGISGRTNSMGSSGLGSPNRSSPSIICMPKQQPARQPFTINSMSGFGMNRNQAFGMNNSLSSNIFNGTDGSENVTGLDLSDFPALADRSRREGTGNPTPVLNPLAGRAPYVGMVTKPSTEQTQDFSIHNEDFPALPGPNYKDPSLNNDDSKTVSNLNSTSKSTANADGPKFPGDKTASAQNNNQKKGIQVLPDGRVTNIPSGMVTDQFGMIGLLTFIRAAETDPGMVHLALGSDLTTLGLNLNSPENLYPKFASPWASAPCRPQDIDFHVPSEYLTNIHIRDKLAAIKLARYGEDLLFYLYYMNGGDLLQLLAAVELFNRDWRYHKEERVWITRAPGMEPTLKTNTYERGTYYFFDCLNWRKVAKEFHLEYDKLEERPHVPTTFNYNPAQQAF comes from the exons ATGTTTGGTGCTAGAAAGAAATTTGTCGAGTTCGTCGAGGTGGTCGATAATGACTTCTCCGATGAAAGCATGTACTACAATCAGCCGTCGATGTTCCCACATCGGTCGGACAAAGAt AtactctcctctccctcgccaTCGTCGTCGGGTCAACTGTCGCAGTTTGGTGCAAGTTTGTATGGTCCACAAA gtgCACTGGGCTTTTCAGTCAGGGGCATGGGGAACAGTACACCTCAGCTAAACCGAAATCTAACGCAAGGCACACAGCTACCAAGTCATATCACTCCCACAACGGGAGTCCCCACCATGTCCCTCCATACTCCTCCGTCACCAAGCAG GGGGACGTTGCCGATGAACTCAAGGAACATGCTGAACCACTCTCAGGTCAGTCAAGCCATTGGGATTAGCGGCAGGACCAACAGTATGGGCAGCTCGGGGCTGGGCAGCCCCAACCGCAGCTCGCCCAGTATCATCTGTATGCCCAAACAGCAACCAGCACGTCAGCCCTTCACCATAAACAG catgtCAGGTTTTGGTATGAACCGCAATCAGGCTTTTGGGATGAACAACTCGCTTTCAAGCAACATCTTCAATGGCACAG ATGGGAGTGAAAATGTAACGGGCCTGGATCTGTCAGACTTTCCTGCGTTAGCAGACAGGAGTCGGAGAGAAGGGACCGGAAACCCAACACCGGTGCTCAACCCACTGGCTGGCAGGGCTCCTTATG TTGGCATGGTGACAAAGCCATCGACAGAACAGACGCAGGACTTCTCCATCCACAACGAGGACTTCCCCGCACTGCCTGGCCCGAACTATAAGGACCCCTCGTTGAACAACGACGACAGCAAAACTGTAAGT AACTTGAACTCCACGAGCAAGAGCACAGCCAATGCAGACGGGCCCAAGTTCCCCGGGGACAAGACGGCCTCAGCACAGAACAACAACCAGAAGAAAGGAATCCAGGTGTTGCCCGATG GTCGGGTGACGAACATTCCCTCAGGGATGGTGACAGACCAATTCGGCATGATTGGCCTGCTGACGTTTATCCGGGCGGCAGAGACGGATCCCGGGATGGTCCATCTGGCGCTGGGCAGCGACCTCACGACACTGGGACTCAACTTGAACTCACCAGA AAACTTGTACCCCAAGTTCGCCTCTCCTTGGGCCTCAGCACCTTGTCGACCTCAAGACATCG ACTTCCACGTTCCCTCTGAGTACTTAACCAACATCCACATAAGGGACAAG TTGGCTGCAATCAAACTGGCTCGATACGGTGAAGACCTGTTGTTCTACCTGTACTACATGAACGGTGGAGACCTGCTCCAGCTACTGGCAGCAGTGGAGCT CTTTAACCGTGACTGGCGGTACCACAAAGAGGAGCGGGTTTGGATAACGAGAGCGCCGGGCATGGAGCCCACACTGAAGACCAACACCTACGAGAGGGGCACCTACTACTTTTTCGATTGTCTTAACTGGAGGAAAGTAGCCAAG GAGTTTCATCTGGAGTATGACAAGCTGGAGGAGAGGCCCCACGTGCCAACGACGTTCAACTACAACCCAGCCCAGCAGGCCTTCTAA
- the washc4 gene encoding WASH complex subunit 4 isoform X1, translating to MAVETIAPDWEFDRFDDGSQKIHTEVQLKNYSRFLEEYTSQLRGIEEALDDSIGDVWDFTLDPIALRLLPYEQSSLLELIKTDNKVLNKVITVYAALCSEVKKLKYEAETKFYNGLLYYGEGVSDTGVVEGESQIQMGRFISLLQELSCFVSRCYEVVVNIVHQLAALYSSNKGASKIIESSGVHFQIVYEHLGELLVVLLALDEILENHGTLKDHWKMYKRLLKSVHHNPGKFSIPEEKLKPFEKLLLKLEGQLLDGMILQACVEQRFDDPGEGVAVAKNSVFAEEFAFNIRTIFTNVESKIGEPSEIDQRDKYAGVCGLFVLHFHIFRSVDKKLYKSLLDVCKKVPAVTLTANIIWFPDTFLIAKVPAAAKLMDKKSLQGIRMQRDTYLQQRALTLTKDVQSYYVFVTSWMMKMESILSKDHKSDRLADDLNSRCNVFVQGILYAYSIGTIIKTTMNMYMSMQRPMTKTSVKALCRLVELLKAVEHTFHRRSMVVADSVSHITQQLQSQALHAIGTAKKRVISDKKYSEQRLDVLSSLVLAENALSGPSTKERRLVVSLALCVGTQMKTFKDEELLPLQLVLKKLDLISELRERVKIQCDCSFLYWHRAVFPIYLDDVYDNAVDAARIHYMFSALKDSVPSMLHAKHMDSCDQLLESYDEEIMDVFNVHLLDKLCKEIEKDLRLSVHTHLKLDDRNPFKVGMKDLAHFFSLKPIRFFNRFIHIKAYVTHYLDKTFYNLTTVALHDWATYSEMRNLATQRYGLMMTEAHLPSQTLEQGLDVLEIMRNIHVFVSRYLYNLNNQIFIEKASNNKHLNTINIRHIANSIRTHGTGIMNTTVNFTYQFLRKKFYIFSQFMYDEHIKSRLIKDIRFFRETKDQSDQKYPFERAEKFNRGIRKLGITPDGQSYLDQFRQLISQIGNAMGYVRMIRSGGLHCCSSAIRFVPDLEDIVNFEELVKEEGLSEETQKAASVLDSVLGDLTSNSAEGTEYFKMLVAVFAAEFRSAKNMHLRNFYMIVPPLTVNFVEHSISCKEKLNKKNKSGAAFTDDGFAMGVAYILKLLDQYLEFDSLHWFQAVRDKYKKEMNAVVKEQNVQSASQDEKLLQTMNLTQKRLDIYLREFELLHFSLSSARIFFRADKTAAEETQEKKDREQAVKAGGSSEASAPTEPGSK from the exons ATGGCGGTGGAAACCATCGCACCTGACTGGGAGTTCGACCGCTTCGACGACGGCTCGCAGA AAATACACACGGAGGTCCAGCTGAAGAACTACAGCAGGTTTCTAGAGGAGTATACCTCTCAGCTGAGGGGTATCGAGGAGGCTCTGGATGACTCCATCGGAGACGTGTGGGACTTCACTCTGGACCCCATCGCCCTGAGG CTTCTCCCATATGAGCAGTCGTCGTTACTGGAGTTAATTAAAACGGACAACAAG GTTCTAAATAAAGTCATCACAGTTTATGCTGCTCTCTGTAGTGAAGTGAAGAAGCTCAAGTATGAG GCAGAAACAAAGTTCTACAATGGATTGTTGTACTATGGCGAAGGAG TGTCTGACACCGGTGTGGTGGAAGGAGAGTCCCAGATTCAGATGGGTAGATTCATCTCATTACTACAG GAACTGTCCTGCTTCGTGTCAAGATGTTATGAAGTGGTGGTCAACATTGTTCACCAGCTGGCTGCCCTCTACAGCAGCAACAA GGGTGCATCAAAAATCATTGAGTCATCAGGGGTCCATTTCCAG ATTGTGTACGAACACCTCGGCGAGTTGTTGGTGGTACTGCTCGCACTCGATGAGATTTTGGAAAATCACGGCACACTGAAAGATCACTGGAAGATGTATAAaag GTTATTGAAATCCGTCCACCATAACCCTGGGAAATTTTCCATTcctgaagagaagctgaaaccatTCGAGAAGCTCCTGCTCAAGTTGGAGGGACAGCTGTTGGACGGCATGATACTGCAG GCCTGCGTGGAACAGAGATTCGATGATCCTGGGGAGGGAGTCGCTGTTGCCAAAAACAGCGTCTTCGCTGAAGAGTTTGCCTTCAACATTCGCACCATATTCACCAATGTTGAGTCAAAGATTG GTGAACCTTCAGAAATTGACCAGAGAGATAAATACGCCGGCGTCTGTGGTCTCTTTGTTCTTCACTTTCACATCTTCCGGAGTGTCGACAAAAAACTCTACAAGTCACTGCTCGACGTCTGTAAAAAG GTTCCCGCTGTCACCTTGACTGCGAACATCATCTGGTTTCCCGACACTTTCCTCATCGCCAAGGTCCCGGCTGCAGCCAAGCTGATGGATAAGAAGAGTCTGCAGGGCATCAGAATGCAGAGAGACACCTACCTGCAGCAAAGAGCTCTGACACTTACAAA GGATGTTCAGTCCTACTACGTGTTTGTAACCTCttggatgatgaagatggagtCCATCTTGTCCAAAGACCATAAAAGTGACAGGTTGGCAGACGACCTTAACAGCAGGtgtaatgtgtttgtgcag GGCATCCTGTATGCATACAGCATTGGCACTATTATCAAGACCACCATGAACATGTACATGTCGATGCAGCGGCCCATGACAAAGACGTCTGTCAAAGCGCTCTGTCGACTGGTTGAATTGCTCAag GCTGTGGAGCACACGTTTCACAGGCGCTCCATGGTGGTAGCCGACTCTGTGTCTCACATCACTCAGCAGCTGCAGTCTCAGGCCCTACATGCCATTGGCACAGCCAag AAAAGGGTGATCTCCGACAAGAAGTACAGCGAGCAGCGACTGGACGTGCTGTCGTCTCTGGTTCTGGCAGAAAATGCCCTCAGCGGACCCAGCACCAAAGAGCGACGCCTGGTGGTGTCTTTGGCTCTGTGCGTCGGCACTCAGATG AAAACGTTCAAAgacgaggagctgctgccgctgcagctcGTGCTGAAGAAGCTGGATCTGATCAGTGAGCTGCgtgaaag GGTGAAGATTCAGTGTGACTGTAGTTTCCTCTACTGGCACCGAGCTGTGTTTCCCATCTACCTCGACGACGTGTACGACAACGCTGTGGACGCAGCGAGAATACAC TACATGTTCAGCGCGCTGAAGGACAGCGTGCCGTCCATGTTGCACGCCAAACACATGGATTCGTGTGACCAGCTGCTGGAGAGCTACGACGAGGAAATCATGGACGTGTTCAACGTG CACCTGCTGGACAAGCTGTGTAAGGAGATCGAGAAGGATCTGCGTCTCTCCGTTCACACTCACCTCAAGCTGGACGACAGGAACCCGTTCAAGGTCGGCATGAAGGACCTGGCCCACTTCTTCTCCCTCAAACCCATCCGGTTCTTCAACCGCTTCATTCACATCAAAG CCTATGTGACCCACTACCTGGACAAAACTTTCTACAACCTGACCACCGTGGCTCTGCATGACTGGGCCACCTACAGCGAGATGAGGAACCTGGCCACGCAGCGTTATGGACTCATGATGACGGAGGCCCACCTGCCAAGTCAGACACTGGAACAG GGTTTGGATGTTCTGGAGATAATGAGGaacattcatgtgtttgtctcacGCTACCTTTATAACCTCAACAACCAA ATCTTCATAGAGAAGGCAAGTAACAACAAGCACTTGAACACCATCAACATCCGTCACATTGCCAATTCCATCCGGACCCACGGCACGGGCATCATGAACACCACA GTGAATTTCACCTACCAGTTCCTGCGCAAGAAGTTTTACATCTTCAGCCAGTTCATGTACGACGAACACATCAAGTCCAGACTCATCAAGGACATCCGCTTCTTCAGAGAGACAAAGGACCAGTCGGATCAGAAG TATCCGTTTGAGCGAGCGGAGAAGTTCAACCGCGGCATCCGGAAGCTGGGCATCACCCCTGACGGACAGAGCTACCTCGACCAGTTCAGACAGCTCATCAGCCAGATCG gtaATGCCATGGGCTATGTGCGAATGATCCGTTCCGGAGGCCTCCACTGTTGCAGCAGTGCTATCAG GTTTGTTCCTGACCTGGAGGATATCGTGAACTTTGAGGAgctggtgaaggaggagggacTTTCAGAGGAGACTCAGAAAGCTGCGAG TGTCCTTGACTCCGTATTGGGAGATCTGACCAGCAACTCCGCCGAGGGGACGGAGTACTTCAAGATGCTGGTGGCGGTGTTCGCGGCAGAGTTTCGCAGCGCCAAGAATATGCACCTGAGGAACTTCTACATGATCGTACCCCCACTG ACTGTGAATTTCGTGGAGCACTCCATCAGCTGCAAAGAGAAACTTaacaagaagaacaaaagcGGAGCTGCTTTCACAGACGATGGCTTTGCTATGG GTGTGGCGTACATCCTGAAGCTGCTGGACCAGTACCTGGAGTTCGACTCCCTGCACTGGTTCCAGGCCGTCAGAGACAAGTACAAGAAAGAGATGAACGCGGTGGTAAAGGAGCAGAACGTCCAGTCCGCCAGTCAGGATGAAAAACTGCTGCAGACTATGAACCTCACCCAGAAGAGACTGGACATCTACCTTCGG GAGTTTGAGCTGCTCCACTTCTCGTTGAGCAGCGCCAGAATCTTCTTCCGAGCGGACAAGACTGCAGCCGAGGAGACTCAGGAGAAGAAGGATAGAG AACAAGCTGTCAAAGCAGGAGGTTCTTCAGAAGCCTCCGCCCCAACAGAACCAGGCTCAAAGTGA
- the washc4 gene encoding WASH complex subunit 4 isoform X2, which translates to MAVETIAPDWEFDRFDDGSQKIHTEVQLKNYSRFLEEYTSQLRGIEEALDDSIGDVWDFTLDPIALRLLPYEQSSLLELIKTDNKVLNKVITVYAALCSEVKKLKYEAETKFYNGLLYYGEGVSDTGVVEGESQIQMGRFISLLQELSCFVSRCYEVVVNIVHQLAALYSSNKGASKIIESSGVHFQIVYEHLGELLVVLLALDEILENHGTLKDHWKMYKRLLKSVHHNPGKFSIPEEKLKPFEKLLLKLEGQLLDGMILQACVEQRFDDPGEGVAVAKNSVFAEEFAFNIRTIFTNVESKIGEPSEIDQRDKYAGVCGLFVLHFHIFRSVDKKLYKSLLDVCKKVPAVTLTANIIWFPDTFLIAKVPAAAKLMDKKSLQGIRMQRDTYLQQRALTLTKDVQSYYVFVTSWMMKMESILSKDHKSDRLADDLNSRCNVFVQGILYAYSIGTIIKTTMNMYMSMQRPMTKTSVKALCRLVELLKAVEHTFHRRSMVVADSVSHITQQLQSQALHAIGTAKKRVISDKKYSEQRLDVLSSLVLAENALSGPSTKERRLVVSLALCVGTQMKTFKDEELLPLQLVLKKLDLISELRERVKIQCDCSFLYWHRAVFPIYLDDVYDNAVDAARIHYMFSALKDSVPSMLHAKHMDSCDQLLESYDEEIMDVFNVHLLDKLCKEIEKDLRLSVHTHLKLDDRNPFKVGMKDLAHFFSLKPIRFFNRFIHIKAYVTHYLDKTFYNLTTVALHDWATYSEMRNLATQRYGLMMTEAHLPSQTLEQGLDVLEIMRNIHVFVSRYLYNLNNQIFIEKASNNKHLNTINIRHIANSIRTHGTGIMNTTVNFTYQFLRKKFYIFSQFMYDEHIKSRLIKDIRFFRETKDQSDQKYPFERAEKFNRGIRKLGITPDGQSYLDQFRQLISQIGNAMGYVRMIRSGGLHCCSSAIRFVPDLEDIVNFEELVKEEGLSEETQKAASVLDSVLGDLTSNSAEGTEYFKMLVAVFAAEFRSAKNMHLRNFYMIVPPLTVNFVEHSISCKEKLNKKNKSGAAFTDDGFAMGVAYILKLLDQYLEFDSLHWFQAVRDKYKKEMNAVVKEQNVQSASQDEKLLQTMNLTQKRLDIYLREFELLHFSLSSARIFFRADKTAAEETQEKKDRGSVAAV; encoded by the exons ATGGCGGTGGAAACCATCGCACCTGACTGGGAGTTCGACCGCTTCGACGACGGCTCGCAGA AAATACACACGGAGGTCCAGCTGAAGAACTACAGCAGGTTTCTAGAGGAGTATACCTCTCAGCTGAGGGGTATCGAGGAGGCTCTGGATGACTCCATCGGAGACGTGTGGGACTTCACTCTGGACCCCATCGCCCTGAGG CTTCTCCCATATGAGCAGTCGTCGTTACTGGAGTTAATTAAAACGGACAACAAG GTTCTAAATAAAGTCATCACAGTTTATGCTGCTCTCTGTAGTGAAGTGAAGAAGCTCAAGTATGAG GCAGAAACAAAGTTCTACAATGGATTGTTGTACTATGGCGAAGGAG TGTCTGACACCGGTGTGGTGGAAGGAGAGTCCCAGATTCAGATGGGTAGATTCATCTCATTACTACAG GAACTGTCCTGCTTCGTGTCAAGATGTTATGAAGTGGTGGTCAACATTGTTCACCAGCTGGCTGCCCTCTACAGCAGCAACAA GGGTGCATCAAAAATCATTGAGTCATCAGGGGTCCATTTCCAG ATTGTGTACGAACACCTCGGCGAGTTGTTGGTGGTACTGCTCGCACTCGATGAGATTTTGGAAAATCACGGCACACTGAAAGATCACTGGAAGATGTATAAaag GTTATTGAAATCCGTCCACCATAACCCTGGGAAATTTTCCATTcctgaagagaagctgaaaccatTCGAGAAGCTCCTGCTCAAGTTGGAGGGACAGCTGTTGGACGGCATGATACTGCAG GCCTGCGTGGAACAGAGATTCGATGATCCTGGGGAGGGAGTCGCTGTTGCCAAAAACAGCGTCTTCGCTGAAGAGTTTGCCTTCAACATTCGCACCATATTCACCAATGTTGAGTCAAAGATTG GTGAACCTTCAGAAATTGACCAGAGAGATAAATACGCCGGCGTCTGTGGTCTCTTTGTTCTTCACTTTCACATCTTCCGGAGTGTCGACAAAAAACTCTACAAGTCACTGCTCGACGTCTGTAAAAAG GTTCCCGCTGTCACCTTGACTGCGAACATCATCTGGTTTCCCGACACTTTCCTCATCGCCAAGGTCCCGGCTGCAGCCAAGCTGATGGATAAGAAGAGTCTGCAGGGCATCAGAATGCAGAGAGACACCTACCTGCAGCAAAGAGCTCTGACACTTACAAA GGATGTTCAGTCCTACTACGTGTTTGTAACCTCttggatgatgaagatggagtCCATCTTGTCCAAAGACCATAAAAGTGACAGGTTGGCAGACGACCTTAACAGCAGGtgtaatgtgtttgtgcag GGCATCCTGTATGCATACAGCATTGGCACTATTATCAAGACCACCATGAACATGTACATGTCGATGCAGCGGCCCATGACAAAGACGTCTGTCAAAGCGCTCTGTCGACTGGTTGAATTGCTCAag GCTGTGGAGCACACGTTTCACAGGCGCTCCATGGTGGTAGCCGACTCTGTGTCTCACATCACTCAGCAGCTGCAGTCTCAGGCCCTACATGCCATTGGCACAGCCAag AAAAGGGTGATCTCCGACAAGAAGTACAGCGAGCAGCGACTGGACGTGCTGTCGTCTCTGGTTCTGGCAGAAAATGCCCTCAGCGGACCCAGCACCAAAGAGCGACGCCTGGTGGTGTCTTTGGCTCTGTGCGTCGGCACTCAGATG AAAACGTTCAAAgacgaggagctgctgccgctgcagctcGTGCTGAAGAAGCTGGATCTGATCAGTGAGCTGCgtgaaag GGTGAAGATTCAGTGTGACTGTAGTTTCCTCTACTGGCACCGAGCTGTGTTTCCCATCTACCTCGACGACGTGTACGACAACGCTGTGGACGCAGCGAGAATACAC TACATGTTCAGCGCGCTGAAGGACAGCGTGCCGTCCATGTTGCACGCCAAACACATGGATTCGTGTGACCAGCTGCTGGAGAGCTACGACGAGGAAATCATGGACGTGTTCAACGTG CACCTGCTGGACAAGCTGTGTAAGGAGATCGAGAAGGATCTGCGTCTCTCCGTTCACACTCACCTCAAGCTGGACGACAGGAACCCGTTCAAGGTCGGCATGAAGGACCTGGCCCACTTCTTCTCCCTCAAACCCATCCGGTTCTTCAACCGCTTCATTCACATCAAAG CCTATGTGACCCACTACCTGGACAAAACTTTCTACAACCTGACCACCGTGGCTCTGCATGACTGGGCCACCTACAGCGAGATGAGGAACCTGGCCACGCAGCGTTATGGACTCATGATGACGGAGGCCCACCTGCCAAGTCAGACACTGGAACAG GGTTTGGATGTTCTGGAGATAATGAGGaacattcatgtgtttgtctcacGCTACCTTTATAACCTCAACAACCAA ATCTTCATAGAGAAGGCAAGTAACAACAAGCACTTGAACACCATCAACATCCGTCACATTGCCAATTCCATCCGGACCCACGGCACGGGCATCATGAACACCACA GTGAATTTCACCTACCAGTTCCTGCGCAAGAAGTTTTACATCTTCAGCCAGTTCATGTACGACGAACACATCAAGTCCAGACTCATCAAGGACATCCGCTTCTTCAGAGAGACAAAGGACCAGTCGGATCAGAAG TATCCGTTTGAGCGAGCGGAGAAGTTCAACCGCGGCATCCGGAAGCTGGGCATCACCCCTGACGGACAGAGCTACCTCGACCAGTTCAGACAGCTCATCAGCCAGATCG gtaATGCCATGGGCTATGTGCGAATGATCCGTTCCGGAGGCCTCCACTGTTGCAGCAGTGCTATCAG GTTTGTTCCTGACCTGGAGGATATCGTGAACTTTGAGGAgctggtgaaggaggagggacTTTCAGAGGAGACTCAGAAAGCTGCGAG TGTCCTTGACTCCGTATTGGGAGATCTGACCAGCAACTCCGCCGAGGGGACGGAGTACTTCAAGATGCTGGTGGCGGTGTTCGCGGCAGAGTTTCGCAGCGCCAAGAATATGCACCTGAGGAACTTCTACATGATCGTACCCCCACTG ACTGTGAATTTCGTGGAGCACTCCATCAGCTGCAAAGAGAAACTTaacaagaagaacaaaagcGGAGCTGCTTTCACAGACGATGGCTTTGCTATGG GTGTGGCGTACATCCTGAAGCTGCTGGACCAGTACCTGGAGTTCGACTCCCTGCACTGGTTCCAGGCCGTCAGAGACAAGTACAAGAAAGAGATGAACGCGGTGGTAAAGGAGCAGAACGTCCAGTCCGCCAGTCAGGATGAAAAACTGCTGCAGACTATGAACCTCACCCAGAAGAGACTGGACATCTACCTTCGG GAGTTTGAGCTGCTCCACTTCTCGTTGAGCAGCGCCAGAATCTTCTTCCGAGCGGACAAGACTGCAGCCGAGGAGACTCAGGAGAAGAAGGATAGAGGTTCGGTGGCGGCGgtgtga